In the genome of Coregonus clupeaformis isolate EN_2021a chromosome 1, ASM2061545v1, whole genome shotgun sequence, one region contains:
- the dydc2 gene encoding DPY30 domain containing 2 encodes MDSEYLKRGMGKCLIEGLAEVAELRPMDPIEFLVQWIYKYKENMDNEERKKALQHQLEQEQQKAIDDAVHMRQMKEEEYKITGEVPEEPKETKKAEGLPATPPPAPVSERAKKLNPPTLAAVEEGDDWVTDEPDKPETSEPADSTQVEPTSGPENDDVKPDETLSEEGQEHQDQEKETDNPVTSDAIDLTQEVAASESDDVRPDVTQSEEGVEEGAEEGVETSWGALEHTTPDDQAKEKEEEEEEEDD; translated from the exons ATGGACTCAGAATACTTGAAAAGGGGTATGGGAAAATGTCTTATAGAAGGATTAGCCGAGGTGGCCGAGCTTCGCCCCATGGACCCGATCGAATTTCTTGTACAGTGGATTTACAAGTATAAAGAAAACATGGACAATGAGGAGAGA AAAAAGGCCCTCCAGCACCAACTGGAGCAGGAGCAGCAGAAAGCCATAGATGATGCAGTGCACATGAGGCAGATGAAGGAGGAAGAATATAAAATCACAGGGGAAGTCCCAGAAGAACCCAAAGAAACAAAa AAAGCTGAGGGACTACCTGCAACCCCTCCACCAGCTCCAGTTTCAGAAAGGGCCAAGAAATTAAACCCTCCAACACTTGCTGCAGTGGAGGAGGGCGATGATTGG GTGACTGATGAACCTGATAAACCTGAAACTAGTGAACCTGCTGATTCTACACAAGTAGAGCCAACCTCAGGACCAGAGAATGATGATGTCAAACCAGACGAGACTCTGTCTGAGGAGGGACAGGAACATCAGGACCAAGAGAAG GAGACCGATAACCCTGTCACAAGTGACGCTATTGATCTCACACAAGAAGTGGCAGCCTCAGAGAGTGATGATGTCAGACCCGATGTGACGCAATctgaggagggagtggaggagggagcgGAGGAGGGAGTGGAGACGTCATGGGGGGCACTTGAACATACAACTCCTGATGACCAAGCCAAGGAGAAG gaggaagaggaggaagaggaggacgactAA